The following are encoded in a window of Salinibacter ruber DSM 13855 genomic DNA:
- a CDS encoding FtsB family cell division protein: protein MPDSTLSGRHVRWGLGLLLGGVLVWVAFFDSHSLWQRYRWHQELEATARENADLRAEIERLRSQLDRPLSDSLVERIAREEYGMKRPGETIYRVEPAE from the coding sequence ATGCCCGACTCTACGCTCTCCGGTCGCCACGTGCGGTGGGGACTCGGCCTTCTGCTGGGCGGTGTGCTGGTCTGGGTTGCGTTCTTCGACAGCCACAGCCTCTGGCAGCGATACCGCTGGCACCAGGAACTGGAGGCGACCGCTCGGGAGAACGCCGACCTCCGCGCGGAAATTGAACGCCTTCGTTCTCAGCTCGATCGCCCCCTGTCGGATAGCCTCGTCGAACGGATCGCCCGTGAGGAGTACGGCATGAAACGACCCGGCGAAACCATCTACCGCGTCGAGCCCGCCGAATGA
- the tatC gene encoding twin-arginine translocase subunit TatC, producing MPEVPSSQTDTPAGVQGDGAPGNEAPPDEKGVMSFLDHLEELRWTLIKAGAGVLVAIAVCSFFSEWIVDQVLIGPTRPDFFMYDVLALEPESLELLNRTITGQFFADIGTIIVVGLIAGSPVVVFYLWRFIEPALYPSEKKGMRFSAVSATFFFLLGAAFGYLILTPLALQFFAQYTLSEQIVNQFDIMTYFSMVTFWTMGTGLLFELPVVVYFLAKVGILTPEAMRAYRKYALIAVLGVAAFLTPPDPISQIIVAVPLLGLYELSIYVAKWVARRRAQALGMTDE from the coding sequence GTGCAGGGAGACGGCGCCCCGGGCAACGAGGCGCCCCCGGACGAGAAGGGGGTCATGTCGTTTCTAGACCACCTTGAGGAGCTGCGTTGGACCCTCATCAAAGCTGGGGCCGGCGTGCTCGTCGCCATCGCGGTGTGCTCCTTCTTCAGCGAATGGATTGTCGACCAGGTCCTGATCGGGCCCACGCGGCCGGATTTTTTCATGTACGACGTGCTGGCCCTGGAGCCGGAGAGCCTGGAGCTGCTCAACCGGACGATCACCGGCCAGTTCTTCGCGGACATCGGGACCATCATCGTCGTGGGACTCATCGCCGGGTCGCCGGTCGTGGTCTTCTACCTCTGGCGGTTTATCGAGCCGGCCCTCTATCCCAGCGAGAAGAAGGGCATGCGCTTCTCGGCGGTCTCGGCCACCTTCTTCTTCCTGCTCGGCGCGGCCTTCGGGTACCTCATCCTGACCCCACTGGCCCTTCAGTTTTTCGCCCAGTACACCCTCTCCGAGCAGATCGTCAACCAGTTCGACATCATGACCTACTTCAGCATGGTGACGTTCTGGACGATGGGCACGGGGCTGCTCTTCGAGCTGCCGGTGGTCGTGTACTTCCTGGCGAAGGTGGGCATCCTGACCCCGGAGGCGATGCGGGCGTACCGGAAGTATGCGCTCATCGCGGTGCTCGGCGTGGCGGCGTTCCTGACCCCGCCGGATCCGATCTCGCAGATCATCGTCGCCGTGCCCCTGCTGGGCCTGTACGAGCTGTCGATCTACGTGGCCAAATGGGTTGCGCGGCGCCGGGCCCAGGCGCTCGGCATGACGGACGAGTAG
- a CDS encoding ROK family protein, producing the protein MSSYAIGVDIGGTNLKAALVAREDGLLEQTQRPTEARKGPEHVTSQITGLVADLIDLAPSDAVMGVGIGAPGAVNWERTTVSHPPNIDDWESVNLRASLQSRLGRSLPIIVENDANVAALGSAFHGAGRHVDSFIMVTLGTGVGGGIIYQNKIFRGSTGGAGEIGHMTVDYEGPFANTGVGGAIEGYLGQRFLTRHARDRIVNYPDSTVRDLVEGDLEQMSPRTLYDAATQGDEFAQAMLAWAGHKLGCVLGSAVNLLDIRTIVVGGGVSAAGDYILDPARDVLPRFVTPGLRDDLQIHREDLGNEASLLGAARLAFEGKDAQVGTR; encoded by the coding sequence ATGAGTTCGTACGCCATTGGGGTTGACATTGGCGGGACGAACCTGAAGGCCGCCCTCGTGGCCCGCGAGGACGGCCTGCTCGAACAAACCCAACGTCCCACGGAGGCCCGGAAGGGGCCCGAGCACGTCACGTCCCAGATCACGGGCCTCGTCGCGGACCTGATCGATCTCGCCCCGTCGGATGCCGTGATGGGCGTTGGGATTGGGGCCCCCGGCGCCGTGAACTGGGAGCGCACAACGGTATCCCACCCGCCCAATATCGACGACTGGGAATCCGTCAACCTGCGCGCATCCCTTCAGTCGCGGCTCGGCCGGTCCCTCCCCATCATCGTGGAGAACGACGCGAACGTGGCCGCCCTCGGATCCGCCTTCCACGGGGCCGGCCGGCACGTCGACTCTTTTATCATGGTCACCCTTGGCACCGGCGTGGGCGGGGGCATCATATACCAGAACAAAATCTTTCGGGGTAGCACGGGCGGGGCCGGCGAGATTGGACACATGACGGTCGACTACGAAGGGCCGTTCGCCAATACGGGCGTGGGCGGGGCCATCGAAGGCTACCTCGGCCAGAGATTCCTGACCCGTCACGCCCGCGACCGGATCGTCAACTACCCCGACAGCACCGTCCGGGACCTCGTGGAGGGCGATCTGGAGCAGATGTCGCCCCGCACGCTGTACGACGCGGCCACGCAGGGCGACGAGTTTGCGCAGGCCATGCTGGCCTGGGCCGGCCACAAGCTCGGGTGCGTGCTCGGCTCCGCCGTAAATCTTCTGGACATTCGAACCATTGTGGTGGGCGGGGGCGTTTCTGCGGCCGGAGACTATATCCTCGATCCTGCCCGCGACGTCCTCCCCCGCTTCGTCACGCCGGGCCTTCGGGACGACCTCCAAATTCACCGGGAAGACCTCGGGAACGAGGCCAGTCTTCTCGGGGCGGCCCGCCTCGCCTTTGAAGGCAAGGATGCCCAGGTTGGAACCCGATAG
- the eno gene encoding phosphopyruvate hydratase, translated as MASIQRVTARQILDSRGTPTVEVDVTTGEGVLGRAAVPSGASTGAYEAVELRDGDADRYHGQGVLRAVGHVNDAVADALHGMSVLEQVAIDDTLRALDGTEDKSNLGANAILGASLAAAKAGAATLGVPLYRHLGRATARTLPVPLMNILNGGEHADNNVDMQEFMIAPAGADSFSEALRTGAEVFHTLASVLQDRDYSTAVGDEGGFAPDLGSNEEAVELILDAIEKAGYTAGSDVFVALDPAAAEMVEDEAYVFWKSDPDTERSSEDMVEYWAEWVDRYPILSIEDAMDEDDWDGWAMLTDAIGDEVQLVGDDLFVTNTKRLTRGVEEGCGNSILIKPNQIGTLTETLNAIETAHTHGFTAIISHRSGETEDTTIADLAVATGTGQIKTGSASRSDRVAKYNQLLRIEEQLGATAHYPRLDAFPLTN; from the coding sequence ATGGCTTCGATTCAACGTGTCACCGCCCGCCAGATTCTCGACAGCCGCGGCACCCCTACGGTCGAGGTCGACGTGACCACCGGGGAGGGGGTGCTGGGCCGGGCCGCCGTTCCGAGCGGGGCGTCGACCGGCGCGTACGAGGCCGTCGAGCTCCGCGACGGGGACGCCGATCGCTATCACGGGCAGGGCGTGCTCCGGGCGGTCGGCCACGTCAACGACGCGGTGGCCGATGCACTGCACGGCATGAGCGTGCTCGAGCAGGTGGCGATCGACGACACGCTCCGCGCCCTCGACGGCACGGAGGACAAGTCGAACCTGGGAGCAAATGCCATCCTCGGGGCCTCCCTCGCCGCCGCGAAAGCCGGCGCCGCCACCCTGGGCGTGCCGCTATACCGCCACCTGGGACGGGCCACCGCGCGCACCCTTCCAGTGCCGCTCATGAACATCCTCAACGGGGGCGAGCACGCCGACAACAACGTCGACATGCAGGAATTCATGATCGCGCCGGCGGGGGCCGACTCCTTCTCCGAAGCCCTCCGCACCGGCGCGGAGGTCTTCCATACCCTCGCGTCGGTGCTTCAGGACCGCGACTACAGCACCGCCGTGGGGGACGAGGGCGGCTTTGCGCCCGACCTCGGCTCGAACGAAGAGGCCGTGGAGCTCATTCTCGACGCCATCGAGAAGGCGGGGTACACCGCCGGCTCGGACGTCTTCGTGGCCCTCGACCCCGCCGCCGCCGAAATGGTTGAGGACGAGGCCTACGTCTTCTGGAAGAGCGACCCGGACACTGAACGATCCTCTGAAGACATGGTCGAGTACTGGGCCGAGTGGGTCGACCGGTACCCCATCCTGTCGATCGAAGACGCCATGGACGAGGACGACTGGGACGGCTGGGCCATGCTGACCGACGCGATCGGGGACGAGGTGCAGCTCGTGGGCGACGACCTGTTCGTCACGAACACGAAGCGCCTCACGCGGGGCGTCGAAGAGGGATGTGGCAATTCCATCCTGATCAAGCCCAACCAGATTGGTACGCTGACCGAGACGCTCAACGCCATCGAGACGGCCCACACGCACGGGTTCACGGCAATTATCAGCCACCGGTCCGGCGAGACCGAGGACACGACGATTGCCGACCTGGCCGTGGCGACCGGGACGGGCCAGATCAAGACCGGCTCGGCCAGCCGGAGCGACCGGGTGGCCAAGTACAACCAGTTGCTCCGCATCGAGGAGCAGCTGGGGGCGACGGCCCACTACCCTCGCCTCGACGCCTTCCCCCTCACGAACTAA
- a CDS encoding class I SAM-dependent methyltransferase — translation MSLYQRFFAYTLAWGDDAQDRLYGDHKRRLFAGLEGTVVEIGPGTGVNLPHLPDGLRWIGLEPNPHMHGYIRERLDGRALDAEIRTAPAQDTGLPDESVDAVVSTLVLCSVSDVRDTLAELRRVLRPGGRLLFIEHVAAERHTPLCWFQHGIRPVWRAVADGCRPDRDTGAQLRRAGFSTVEMERFDIGVPPVSPHIVGTATK, via the coding sequence ATGTCCCTCTACCAACGCTTCTTTGCGTACACCCTGGCGTGGGGCGACGACGCCCAGGACCGCCTCTACGGCGACCACAAGCGCCGGCTCTTCGCGGGCCTGGAGGGCACCGTGGTCGAGATCGGGCCGGGGACGGGCGTCAACCTGCCGCACCTGCCCGACGGCCTCCGGTGGATCGGGCTGGAGCCCAATCCGCACATGCACGGGTACATCCGGGAGCGGCTGGACGGACGCGCCCTCGACGCCGAGATCCGCACCGCCCCGGCACAGGACACCGGCCTACCGGACGAGAGCGTAGACGCCGTCGTCAGCACGCTCGTCCTCTGCTCCGTCTCCGACGTGAGGGACACGCTGGCCGAACTGCGGCGCGTCCTGCGGCCCGGTGGGCGTCTCCTGTTTATCGAGCACGTCGCGGCGGAGCGGCACACGCCCCTCTGTTGGTTTCAACACGGGATTCGGCCCGTGTGGCGGGCCGTGGCCGACGGGTGCCGTCCGGATCGCGACACCGGCGCTCAGCTCCGGCGGGCGGGGTTCTCGACGGTCGAGATGGAGCGGTTCGACATTGGGGTCCCGCCGGTGTCCCCCCACATCGTGGGGACGGCGACGAAATGA
- a CDS encoding S41 family peptidase, protein MRRSRANVSLLGMALAVSMGMGVLVGFWAPDDDLFELRKGLRIFGAVYEEVVTGYVEPVDPGHLVRVGVDAMLEELDPYTTYVDESENARIAIITEGQYGGVGLDIGRRNGALTVVAPVAGGDAYQQGVRTGDVITEVADQPAASLSVEDVEALLRGQPGTTVPVTVERAGRPSPLTLTLTRERVELPDVTYQGRVGAERELGYVKLERFTRDAPGAVEAALDDLRDTGPLQGVVLDLRDNPGGLLRAAVRITALFVPQGTEVVSTRGRDDDETESYTTDRVPLLPETPVVVLVNGQSASASEIVAGALQDHDRGVVMGTTTYGKGLVQNVRSLPHNTALKLTTAQYYTPSGRTIQRLDANPTDTTAPPSRVHETTGGRTVRDGHGIRPDVRVASPSPSPLEQALTRRGAFFRYANHYAATHDTLAADFSVDESDLGAFRTWLDREDVAYSLRAERTLDSLRAQAEAHNYEGLRDETAALDAALDEAKAAAFDRHAPALMRHLRREILARYVSASRRIEALLPADGQVTAATDLLQTPDRYERLLTPEGRR, encoded by the coding sequence ATGCGTCGATCCCGTGCAAACGTGTCGCTACTGGGAATGGCCCTCGCCGTGTCGATGGGCATGGGGGTGCTCGTCGGATTCTGGGCGCCGGATGACGACCTGTTCGAGCTCCGCAAGGGCCTTCGGATCTTCGGGGCCGTCTACGAGGAGGTGGTGACCGGGTACGTGGAGCCGGTGGACCCGGGGCACCTCGTGCGCGTGGGGGTCGATGCCATGCTGGAGGAGCTGGACCCCTACACCACGTACGTCGACGAGTCGGAGAATGCGCGGATCGCCATCATCACGGAAGGGCAGTACGGGGGCGTGGGGCTCGACATCGGGCGCCGAAACGGCGCCCTGACGGTGGTGGCGCCCGTTGCCGGGGGCGACGCGTACCAGCAAGGGGTGCGCACGGGGGACGTGATCACCGAGGTGGCGGACCAGCCTGCGGCCTCGCTGTCGGTGGAGGACGTGGAGGCCCTGCTCCGCGGGCAGCCCGGCACTACCGTCCCCGTGACGGTGGAGCGGGCGGGACGGCCCTCGCCCTTGACGTTGACCCTGACCCGCGAGCGCGTGGAGCTCCCGGACGTGACGTATCAGGGGCGCGTGGGCGCGGAGCGGGAGCTCGGGTACGTGAAGCTGGAGCGCTTTACTCGCGACGCACCGGGGGCGGTGGAGGCGGCGCTCGACGACCTTCGGGACACGGGGCCCCTTCAGGGAGTTGTGCTCGACCTGCGGGACAACCCGGGGGGGCTCTTGCGGGCGGCCGTCCGGATCACGGCGCTCTTCGTGCCGCAGGGCACCGAAGTGGTCTCTACGCGGGGGCGCGACGACGATGAGACCGAGTCGTACACGACCGACCGTGTGCCCCTGCTGCCCGAGACGCCGGTCGTGGTCCTCGTGAACGGCCAGAGCGCCTCGGCGAGTGAGATTGTGGCGGGCGCCCTGCAGGACCACGACCGGGGCGTGGTGATGGGCACGACCACCTACGGAAAGGGCCTCGTGCAGAACGTCCGGTCCCTGCCCCACAACACCGCCCTCAAGCTCACGACGGCCCAGTACTACACCCCGAGTGGCCGCACCATTCAGCGCCTCGATGCGAACCCGACGGACACCACGGCCCCCCCATCCCGGGTGCACGAGACGACGGGAGGCCGAACCGTGCGCGACGGACACGGCATCCGCCCGGACGTGCGGGTGGCGTCCCCGTCCCCGAGTCCACTGGAGCAGGCCCTGACGCGGCGGGGCGCGTTCTTCCGCTACGCCAACCACTACGCCGCCACCCACGACACACTCGCCGCTGACTTTTCGGTCGACGAGTCCGACCTGGGGGCCTTCCGGACGTGGCTTGACCGCGAGGACGTGGCGTATTCCCTCCGGGCGGAACGGACCCTCGACTCCCTCCGTGCACAGGCGGAGGCACACAACTACGAGGGCCTCCGGGACGAGACGGCGGCGCTGGACGCGGCGTTGGACGAGGCGAAGGCAGCGGCGTTCGACCGACACGCCCCGGCCCTGATGCGCCACCTCAGGCGCGAAATCCTGGCCCGGTACGTCAGCGCGAGTCGCCGCATCGAGGCCCTGCTTCCGGCGGACGGGCAGGTGACGGCGGCGACGGATCTCCTCCAGACTCCGGACCGCTACGAGCGGCTCTTGACCCCGGAGGGGAGGCGCTGA
- a CDS encoding NUDIX domain-containing protein has protein sequence MPTVHLLARAVVREANHVLVVRAEGQPHTFLPGGHREPGEGLEGCLRRELDEELGVRAEVGRYLGAVEHQWRREGERQYEINHCYATTSPALTADTPPQAQEDYLSFAWAPVDQLDRVSLQPPPLRALLAGTDAADAAWWGSTVR, from the coding sequence ATGCCTACGGTCCATCTTCTTGCGCGCGCCGTCGTGCGGGAGGCCAATCATGTGCTCGTCGTTCGGGCCGAGGGGCAGCCCCACACGTTTCTGCCGGGCGGCCATCGGGAGCCCGGGGAGGGCCTGGAAGGATGCCTGCGTCGCGAGCTCGACGAGGAGCTGGGCGTCCGTGCCGAGGTGGGCCGCTACCTGGGGGCCGTGGAGCACCAGTGGAGGCGGGAGGGGGAGCGTCAGTACGAGATCAACCACTGCTACGCGACCACGAGTCCCGCGCTTACGGCCGACACGCCCCCGCAGGCCCAAGAGGACTACCTATCGTTTGCCTGGGCGCCCGTCGACCAGCTCGATCGGGTGTCCCTGCAGCCGCCGCCCCTACGTGCCCTGCTGGCGGGGACGGACGCGGCGGACGCTGCGTGGTGGGGGTCTACGGTTCGTTGA
- a CDS encoding universal stress protein, translated as MFELNDLLLAFDFSPSSKRAFAYGADLLQRTDARLHLMHVQEVPQGPFQREPRSPVPTYKLEEEFEERCQDALSAHGLDADDDRLTFNAERADAVAPALVRYAESKDVGMIAMGTHGRRGVERAFYGSVAEETLRTAPTPVFTVQSPDDEEAAASIERIVAPVDFSNPSRGALQQAGRLATIYEAPLKLVHVVETPDTPSVYGPESPTVTSHKTKEKAETALEDWGSDLAGGDLTVSYVVHRGEPAPSILRSAPHETDLIVMATRGLRGVRRAMLGSVTEEVLREASGPVLAARDFPTSD; from the coding sequence ATGTTCGAACTCAACGACCTTCTGCTCGCCTTCGACTTCTCCCCCTCTTCGAAGCGGGCCTTCGCCTACGGCGCCGATCTTCTCCAACGAACCGACGCCCGGCTGCACCTGATGCACGTTCAGGAGGTGCCGCAGGGCCCCTTCCAGCGGGAGCCGCGCTCGCCCGTCCCGACTTACAAGCTTGAAGAAGAGTTTGAGGAGCGTTGCCAAGACGCCCTCTCGGCCCACGGCCTCGACGCAGACGACGACCGCCTCACATTCAACGCCGAGCGGGCAGACGCCGTCGCCCCCGCCCTCGTACGGTACGCCGAGAGCAAGGACGTCGGCATGATCGCGATGGGGACCCATGGGCGTCGGGGCGTCGAGCGGGCCTTCTACGGCAGCGTGGCGGAGGAGACCCTACGGACGGCCCCCACTCCGGTCTTTACCGTCCAGTCCCCCGACGACGAAGAGGCGGCCGCCTCCATCGAGCGGATCGTGGCGCCGGTTGACTTCTCGAATCCGTCCCGGGGCGCTCTGCAGCAGGCCGGTCGTCTCGCAACGATCTACGAGGCCCCCCTGAAGCTGGTGCACGTCGTCGAAACGCCCGATACCCCTTCGGTCTACGGCCCGGAGTCCCCGACGGTCACGAGCCACAAGACGAAGGAGAAGGCCGAAACGGCCCTCGAAGACTGGGGCAGCGATCTGGCAGGCGGAGACCTGACGGTGTCCTACGTTGTGCACCGGGGCGAGCCGGCGCCGAGCATTCTTCGCAGTGCCCCACACGAGACCGATCTGATCGTCATGGCCACCCGTGGCCTTCGGGGCGTCCGGCGCGCGATGCTGGGCAGTGTCACCGAGGAGGTGCTTCGGGAGGCGAGCGGGCCCGTGCTCGCGGCCCGCGACTTCCCGACATCGGATTAA
- a CDS encoding putative LPS assembly protein LptD, with translation MLRSPRPDRLTVGLGALLVFALLAPPGAAQDRRAIPDSARPSQQPSASGAPNADAAGVEFAASDSLVIVTPPDSADHGTLHGQAQMSYQGATLKAGTIEMNLKTSVLEAFGSPSDTAQTRPTFERGGGQQGGGQSFTGETLSYSLRTKRGRVVTARTQQQDGYVQGDAVKAFEDSTLFVQEGRYTTCDCPPGETPSYSLRSNQMKVDGEWVYTGPIHLYLFDIPTPLWLPFGFLPNVSGRRSGPLAPNYGQDREKGLFLRNWGWYFAMNAYTDLQLQASVWSKGSFEINPIFRYSKRYNYDGSVDLTYRRTQIGEEEDPDFTNRHRGQLQWQHSQDLSPTASIRGDINLATSTDFARRNSNNYDDAVSQEISSNLRYSKSWPGSGKNLNLSANQRQQLQSGEVSMTLPSLSFSQRSFKPFEVEQAVGDDRWFEKITTSYDLSVDNSYSFSPRDVEQLREQGDSLEADRVADIAWYEALVDREKYRTATGDDEQFDFSATHQIPVSASFRVNRYNLSLSPNFRYNSDWRISTLRRVVDRDTTAEDTTRTTEERRVQGFYARRDFSTGISANTELYGLFPIRVGPFQGLRHRVSPSLSFSYSPNFNAPFWGRTRPLRYANGDPVLNDEGDPVRYDILNGNRVRGSNEQRTLSFRLDNELETKRVRVDSTGETDEETIKLLDFDLDTSYNFTADAFKLSDIGLRARTSIRDFSVRSSMTFSPYALRPTGDGDGRRLRRVDRYMFSESPLTPVRLTRFSLNLSSSFEGGGGGSGVGTRPGIPSGAGGGTGRPGQQRPEQGRSSGGSGAQQGGRASGTRSQQGYLGTDIPWTLSFDFNYSFRKPRKQIEGQTTTLNTRFSFDVTPRWSLEGRTGYDFVQNELATTSINLNRDIGRCRCWVMSFSWVPFGARQSYSFSLQVKSGQLSQLLRLQIPNSGRGGPLGGFGNRLRNTASSVAGGGGPGSSIP, from the coding sequence GTGCTTCGCTCCCCCCGACCGGACCGATTGACCGTTGGGCTCGGCGCCCTACTCGTGTTCGCCCTCCTGGCCCCTCCGGGCGCCGCCCAGGACCGCCGCGCCATCCCCGACTCGGCCCGCCCGTCTCAGCAACCGTCCGCATCGGGGGCGCCGAACGCCGACGCCGCCGGCGTGGAGTTCGCGGCGTCGGACTCGCTGGTCATCGTTACCCCTCCGGACTCGGCGGACCACGGGACCCTCCACGGCCAGGCGCAGATGTCGTACCAGGGCGCAACCCTGAAGGCCGGCACCATCGAGATGAATCTCAAAACGAGCGTCCTGGAAGCGTTCGGCTCCCCCTCCGACACCGCACAAACCCGCCCGACGTTCGAGCGGGGCGGGGGGCAACAGGGCGGCGGCCAGTCGTTCACCGGAGAGACCCTCTCCTACAGCCTCCGCACCAAACGGGGCCGGGTCGTGACGGCCCGCACCCAGCAACAGGACGGCTACGTGCAGGGCGATGCCGTAAAGGCGTTCGAGGACAGCACCCTGTTTGTGCAGGAGGGCAGGTACACGACCTGTGACTGCCCCCCCGGCGAGACCCCCTCCTACTCGCTGCGCTCCAACCAGATGAAGGTCGACGGGGAATGGGTCTACACCGGCCCCATTCACCTGTACCTGTTCGACATCCCCACCCCCCTGTGGCTCCCGTTCGGGTTTTTGCCCAACGTGTCGGGCCGCCGGAGCGGCCCCCTGGCGCCGAACTACGGCCAAGACCGGGAGAAGGGCCTCTTCCTCCGCAACTGGGGCTGGTACTTCGCGATGAACGCCTACACGGACCTACAGCTCCAGGCCAGCGTCTGGTCGAAGGGCAGCTTCGAGATTAACCCCATATTCCGGTACAGCAAGCGATACAACTACGACGGGAGCGTGGACCTCACCTACCGGCGCACCCAAATTGGGGAGGAGGAGGACCCCGACTTCACCAACCGACACCGGGGGCAGCTCCAGTGGCAACACAGCCAGGACCTCTCCCCCACCGCATCCATCCGCGGCGACATCAACCTGGCCACCTCGACGGACTTCGCACGCCGCAACAGCAACAACTACGACGACGCCGTCAGCCAGGAGATTTCGTCGAACCTGCGCTACAGCAAAAGCTGGCCCGGAAGCGGCAAAAACCTGAACCTCAGCGCCAACCAGCGGCAGCAGCTTCAAAGCGGGGAGGTGTCCATGACCCTTCCCAGCCTGAGTTTCTCGCAGCGCTCGTTTAAGCCCTTCGAGGTGGAGCAGGCGGTGGGCGACGACCGGTGGTTCGAGAAGATCACGACCTCCTACGACCTGTCGGTCGACAACAGCTACTCCTTCTCCCCGCGGGACGTCGAGCAACTCCGCGAGCAGGGCGACTCCCTGGAGGCGGACCGGGTCGCCGACATCGCCTGGTACGAGGCACTCGTGGACCGGGAGAAGTATCGGACCGCCACCGGCGACGACGAGCAGTTCGACTTCAGCGCGACGCACCAGATCCCGGTGAGCGCCTCTTTCCGGGTCAACCGCTACAACCTCAGCCTCAGCCCCAATTTTCGGTACAACTCGGACTGGCGCATCAGCACCCTCCGCCGGGTCGTTGACCGCGACACGACCGCGGAGGACACCACCCGTACAACCGAGGAACGGCGGGTCCAGGGCTTCTACGCCCGGCGGGACTTCTCGACGGGCATCTCGGCCAACACGGAGCTGTACGGCCTCTTCCCAATCCGGGTCGGCCCCTTCCAGGGCCTCCGCCACCGGGTCTCGCCCTCCCTCTCGTTCAGCTACAGTCCCAACTTCAACGCCCCCTTCTGGGGACGGACGCGCCCGCTCCGCTACGCGAACGGAGACCCTGTGCTCAACGACGAGGGCGACCCGGTCCGGTACGACATTCTCAACGGAAACCGAGTGCGCGGGAGCAACGAGCAGCGCACCCTAAGCTTCCGGCTCGACAACGAGCTCGAAACGAAACGGGTACGCGTCGACTCGACCGGGGAGACGGACGAGGAGACGATTAAGCTGCTGGACTTCGACCTGGATACCTCCTACAACTTCACGGCCGATGCCTTCAAACTCAGTGACATTGGCCTCCGGGCCCGCACCTCGATCCGCGACTTTAGCGTCCGGTCGTCCATGACCTTCTCCCCCTACGCACTCCGCCCTACTGGGGACGGCGACGGGCGCCGCCTCCGACGCGTCGACCGTTATATGTTTTCGGAAAGCCCCCTCACGCCGGTCCGGCTCACACGCTTTAGCCTCAACCTCAGCAGTTCGTTCGAGGGCGGCGGCGGGGGCAGCGGGGTCGGCACCCGGCCCGGCATACCGTCGGGCGCAGGGGGGGGCACAGGCCGCCCCGGGCAACAGCGCCCCGAGCAAGGCCGCTCGTCGGGGGGCTCCGGGGCGCAACAAGGAGGGCGGGCGTCTGGGACGCGTTCCCAGCAGGGCTACCTCGGCACGGATATTCCCTGGACGCTGAGTTTTGACTTCAACTACAGCTTCCGCAAGCCGCGGAAGCAGATTGAGGGCCAGACCACAACACTCAACACCCGGTTCAGCTTCGACGTAACGCCACGATGGTCCCTGGAAGGCCGCACGGGCTACGATTTTGTTCAGAACGAGCTGGCCACCACGAGCATCAACCTCAACCGGGACATCGGGCGCTGCCGGTGTTGGGTGATGTCTTTCAGTTGGGTTCCCTTCGGGGCGCGCCAGTCGTACAGCTTCAGCCTCCAGGTCAAGAGCGGGCAGCTGTCCCAGTTGCTCCGGCTCCAGATTCCAAACTCGGGCCGGGGCGGCCCCCTGGGCGGCTTCGGAAACCGCCTCCGCAACACGGCGAGCAGCGTGGCCGGCGGGGGAGGGCCCGGCAGCTCCATTCCGTGA